A part of Primulina eburnea isolate SZY01 chromosome 10, ASM2296580v1, whole genome shotgun sequence genomic DNA contains:
- the LOC140803472 gene encoding uncharacterized protein: MEEGNVIRPSPLRTGGGVFKSSSSGKSTPRGSPSFRRLNSGRSPRKEIRGGGISCQWFRGNRIVLWLLLITLWAYAGFYFQSKWAHGDNKEDLFSGGYGGESSGEYSESQQKNRRDLIADVGSMAVKLQTDKNQSSLKNMDVVLSKNGSDISLKKSSFSKKRSKKSGRSSRRKSLGKLPKVVLRDIESEDGVEEEEVPMQNMTHGHLVGPFGSIEDTVLEWSPEKRSGTCDRKGAFARLVWSRKFVLIFHELSMTGAPLAMLELASEFLSCGATISVIVLNKKGGLLEELSRRKIKVLPDKTDLTIKTSMRADLIIAGSAVCASWIEQYLSRTVLGSSQILWWIMENRREYFNRTKLVLNRVKKLIFLSELQSKQWLAWCEEENIHLKTEPALVPLSVNDELAFAAGIPCSLNTPSFTPEKMLEKRQSLRSAVRKEMGLTDDDTLVVSLSSINPGKGQFLLLESARFLVEQGQLLNDTEIKDPIAIDHDYYARALLQNWKNVDGSTNRSDFFDGSSLHHSTLGRKYKTFPNIVTDKNKPDTLVFDRDAGVRKLLLESTGEKKQNLKILIGSVGSKSNKALYVKTLLKYLSLHSKVSESVLWTPATTRVASLYSAADVYVMNSQGLGETFGRVTIEAMAFGLPVLGTDSGGTKEIVEHNVTGLLHSLGRPGAQILARNLEFLLQNPSARQEMGTKGREKVEKMYLKKHMYQKFGEVLYSCMRIK, encoded by the exons ATGGAGGAAGGCAATGTAATTCGTCCATCACCTTTGAGGACTGGTGGTGGTGTGTTCAagtcgagttcatcagggaagTCAACACCAAGGGGTTCGCCGTCTTTCAGGAGATTGAACTCTGGTCGCAGTCCGAGGAAAGAGATTAGGGGTGGCGGCATCAGCTGTCAATGGTTCAGAGGAAACCGCATTGTGCTTTGGTTGCTTTTGATCACTCTTTGGGCTTATGCTGGGTTTTATTTTCAGTCGAAATGGGCTCATGGAGATAATAAGGAAGATCTTTTTAGTGGTGGATATGGGGGTGAGTCGAGCGGTGAGTATTCCGAATCTCAACAAAAAAATAGGAGAGATTTGATTGCTGATGTCGGTTCTATGGCAGTTAAGTTGCAGACTGATAAGAATCAGTCTAGTTTGAAGAATATGGATGTGGTTCTCTCAAAGAATGGAAGTGACATTTCATTGAAAAAAAGCAGTTTTTCAAAGAAAAGAAGCAAGAAATCAGGACGGAGTTCTCGTAGAAAGAGCCTAGGTAAGTTACCGAAGGTGGTTCTGAGAGATATAGAAAGTGAAGATGGCGTGGAAGAAGAGGAAGTTCCAATGCAAAATATGACTCATGGGCATCTTGTTGGCCCATTTGGCTCTATAGAGGATACAGTTTTGGAGTGGAGTCCTGAGAAACGGTCAGGTACCTGTGACAGAAAGGGGGCATTTGCACGTCTGGTTTGGTCTAGGAAGTTTGTCTTGATCTTCCATGAGCTGTCCATGACTGGAGCTCCACTTGCAATGTTAGAGTTGGCTTCGGAGTTTCTGAGCTGTGGAGCCACAATTTCTGTCATAGTTCTAAACAAGAAAGGTGGTTTGCTTGAAGAACTTTCTAGAAGAAAAATCAAAGTGCTCCCGGACAAAACTGATctaaccatcaaaacatcaatgaGAGCAGATCTCATCATTGCAGGATCCGCTGTTTGTGCATCCTGGATTG AACAGTATCTCTCACGCACTGTACTGGGTTCTAGTCAAATCCTGTGGTGGATCATGGAGAACAGAAGAGAGTACTTCAATCGAACGAAACTTGTCCTCAACCGagtaaaaaaattgatatttctttCTGAATTACAGTCCAAACAGTGGCTAGCCTGGTGCGAGGAAGAAAATATCCACTTAAAAACTGAGCCTGCTCTGGTGCCACTGTCGGTAAATGATGAGCTAGCCTTTGCAGCGGGCATCCCCTGCTCTTTAAACACTCCATCTTTCACTCCAGAGAAAATGCTGGAAAAGAGACAATCATTGAGAAGTGCAGTTAGAAAAGAAATGGGACTGACTGATGACGATACGCTTGTTGTTTCTTTGAGCAGTATAAACCCTGGAAAGGGTCAATTCCTCCTTCTGGAATCAGCACGTTTTTTGGTTGAACAGGGTCAACTGCTGAATGATACTGAAATCAAAGATCCAATAGCAATAGATCATGATTATTACGCAAGAGCTCTGCTTCAGAATTGGAAAAATGTAGATGGATCCACCAACAGATCCGATTTTTTTGATGGATCTTCCTTACATCACAGTACACTCGGGAGGAAATATAAAACATTTCCAAATATTGTCACCGACAAGAATAAGCCTGATACACTGGTGTTTGACCGAGACGCTGGCGTGAGAAAACTGTTACTCGAGAGCACTGGAGAGAAGAAACAGAATCTGAAAATTCTCATAGGTTCAGTTGGATCTAAAAGTAACAAAGCGCTTTATGTCAAAACACTTCTTAAATATCTATCCTTGCATTCAAAGGTGTCGGAGTCTGTATTGTGGACTCCTGCAACCACTCGTGTTGCCTCCCTTTACTCTGCAGCAGATGTTTATGTCATGAACTCTCAG GGGCTTGGAGAGACATTTGGAAGAGTAACAATTGAAGCTATGGCATTTGGACTTCCT GTTTTGGGAACTGATTCTGGTGGCACGAAAGAGATTGTCGAGCACAACGTAACCGGTCTTCTCCATAGCTTGGGACGTCCAGGGGCTCAAATTCTTGCAAgaaatcttgaatttcttcttcAAAATCCCTCAGCAAGACAAGAAATGGGAACGAAAGGTAGAGAAAAGGTAGAGAAAATGTACTTGAAGAAGCACATGTACCAAAAATTTGGTGAGGTCTTGTACTCGTGCATGAGAATAAAGTAG
- the LOC140803473 gene encoding protein MLN51 homolog — protein sequence MSRDAMEGDEVEYESDPEEAKLSLKLRRRVASDDEEEEGESRREKPVRRIEDSEGESEGAAAEYEDELDEEDYDEDEDYVEEEIEEAGHEERGDRRGVDSVVAADVETAVVGKVVGDVDKVEEKGVKEEVTEVNGDSNVDGDEHDGEKKVIEPYAVPTAGAFYMHDDRFRDNAGGRHRRMLGGRKLWESKDERKWGHDKFEELTVQERRYEERRRGSRGHHRGRGRNRGIDSDNARGNRSREYANNSNQTNNHLNSAPKSVRGRGPRRYQPSWKKNSDASVALSKESGKLLEKPSFVSSERASESASNSESSVVLPRKQVFASNLNIASPPFYPSGSSIKDNSVPDKKDVHTGSINHNGLPSVADGNFTEPKSSAMLRGKNIVDSIGVDKLSIDDPLSTMPRKPSNNVHMPVSSSPSINSNQPQMRGHGRGITPFTQMAYRPTSSNNQPNKVSPPGQVQAVSRNSVQPRSQSSVGQQFTRVPSGSQASSPPRSVGFVNAYEPEEQESSSESSKSKSSLVAKGKGNLQGGGRGSILHGGAHVIGASGNMGNAQGDQSFPSFLPFMQFGGPHPGGMGVPAVGMAFPGYVGQPQLGLGNSEMTWLPVLAGPAGALGASYCPPYFSVDGSYHTRPSGQSASVMSTSSNENNAAKVLTDLKPEPRPEPANDDYVHKQKNPRRYTEMKFDQ from the exons ATGAGTAGAGACGCGATGGAGGGTGATGAGGTCGAGTATGAGAGCGATCCGGAGGAGGCGAAGTTGTCGCTGAAGTTGAGGAGGAGGGTGGCGAGTGACGACGAAGAGGAGGAAGGGGAGAGCCGTAGGGAGAAGCCGGTTCGAAGGATTGAAGATTCCGAAGGGGAATCGGAAGGTGCTGCGGCGGAGTACGAGGATGAGTTGGATGAGGAGGATTATGACGAGGATGAGGATTACGTGGAAGAGGAAATAGAGGAGGCGGGGCACGAAGAAAGAGGCGATAGGAGGGGAGTGGACAGTGTGGTTGCGGCGGATGTGGAGACAGCTGTGGTTGGGAAAGTGGTGGGTGATGTGGACAAGGTGGAGGAGAAGGGAGTGAAGGAGGAGGTTACTGAGGTTAATGGTGATAGCAATGTTGATGGTGATGAGCATGATGGAGAGAAGAAGGTGATAGAACCATATGCTGTACCGACCGCCGGGGCATTCTACATGCATGATGACAGGTTTAGAGACAATGCTGGTGGAAGGCACAG GCGAATGCTTGGAGGAAGAAAGTTATGGGAATCTAAGGATGAACGAAAATGGGGACATGATAAGTTTGAGGAGTTGACTGTGCAAGAAAGGCGTTATGAAGAG CGTAGGAGAGGTTCAAGGGGTCATCATCGAGGTCGTGGCAGAAATAGAGGCATAGACAGTGACAATGCGCGAGGAAACAGGTCCAGAGAGTATGCTAATAACAGCAATCAGACTAATAACCATCTAAACAGTGCTCCTAAGAGTGTCAGGGGGCGAGGACCACGAAGGTATCAGCCATCCTGGAAGAAAAACAGTGATGCATCCGTCGCACTGAGCAAAGA GTCCGGGAAACTACTTGAGAAGCCTTCCTTTGTTAGCTCTGAAAGAGCCAGTGAATCAGCATCAAATTCAGAGTCCAGTGTTGTTCTGCCCCGAAAACAAGTGTTTGCTTCCAATTTGAACATTGCTTCTCCTCCATTTTATCCTTCTGGTTCTTCAATAAAGGATAATTCAGTGCCTGATAAAAAGGATGTTCATACTGGTTCAATCAATCACAATGGTCTCCCATCCGTTGCGGATGGGAATTTTACCGAGCCAAAGTCCTCTGCTATGCTGAGGGGAAAGAATATAGTTGATTCTATTGGTGTCGATAAGCTTTCCATTGATGATCCACTTTCTACGATGCCCAGGAAGCCTTCTAACAATGTGCATATGCCGGTGTCTAGTTCCCCATCCATTAACTCTAATCAACCTCAAATGAGGGGTCATGGAAGAGGCATAACTCCGTTCACACAAATGGCCTATCGACCCACTTCGTCTAATAACCAACCCAACAAAGTCTCTCCACCAGGCCAGGTACAAGCTGTTTCGAGGAATTCTGTTCAACCTCGTTCTCAGTCTTCTGTTGGTCAGCAGTTTACACGTGTTCCCAGTGGATCACAAGCTTCTTCTCCACCGAGATCAGTTGGTTTCGTAAATGCCTATGAACCTGAGGAGCAGGAATCTTCTTCGGAATCAAGTAAATCCAAGAGTTCGTTGGTTGCCAAAGGGAAAGGGAACTTGCAAGGTGGTGGAAGAGGCTCCATCCTACATGGTGGAGCTCATGTTATAGGTGCCTCTGGCAATATGGGCAATGCTCAGGGAGATCAAAGCTTTCCATCTTTCTTGCCAT TCATGCAATTTGGAGGGCCGCATCCTGGTGGAATGGGAGTTCCTGCTGTTGGCATGGCCTTCCCTGGATATGTCGGTCAACCCCAACTTGGATTAGGGAATTCTGAAATGACTTG GTTACCAGTGTTAGCAGGTCCTGCTGGGGCCCTGGGGGCATCATATTGCCCTCCGTATTTCTCTGTTGATGGATCCTATCATACTCGTCCTTCTGGGCAGTCAGCTTCTGTAATGTCTACTTCAAG CAACGAAAATAATGCAGCAAAAGTCCTTACTGATTTGAAGCCGGAACCAAGGCCTG AGCCTGCAAATGATGATTATGTGCATAAGCAAAAAAATCCTCGCAG ATATACGGAGATGAAATTTGACCAGTGA
- the LOC140803962 gene encoding auxin-induced protein 22C-like, with translation MEKTTNGLCPALETELRLGLPGGGGLMGEKNDKKRVFSELSSDDDRAENKNPVVGWPPVCAYRRKNSFNEIKMYVKVSMDGAPFLRKIDLSMHKAYSDLVMALEKLFESFDNGEGAKDADNCEYVPIYEDKDGDWMLVGDVPWEMFIESCKRLRIMKRSDAKGIKLQAKDLLKGLSEDE, from the exons atggagaaaaccaCCAATGGTTTATGTCCGGCACTCGAAACCGAGCTGAGGTTGGGGCTTCCCGGCGGCGGCGGATTAATGGGAGAGAAAAATGACAAGAAAAGGGTGTTCTCCGAACTTTCCAGCGACGACGATAGGGCGGAGAACAAGAATCCAGTCGTGGGGTGGCCGCCGGTGTGCGCGTATCGGAGGAAGAATAGCTTCAATGAGATCAAAATGTACGTGAAGGTTAGCATGGATGGAGCTCCTTTTCTTCGCAAGATTGATTTGAGTATGCATAAAGCTTATTCTGATCTTGTCATGGCTCTTGAGAAACTCTTTGAATCTTTTGATAACG GGGAGGGAGCGAAAGATGCAGATAATTGTGAGTACGTTCCAATTTACGAGGACAAAGATGGAGACTGGATGCTTGTTGGAGATGTCCCATGGGA GATGTTTATAGAGTCGTGCAAAAGGCTGAGGATTATGAAGAGATCAGATGCAAAGGGTATTAAGCTTCAAGCAAAAGACCTTCTCAAGGGACTCTCCGAGGACGAGTAA